In the genome of Longimicrobium sp., the window TCCATCGGGTCCACGGGGGGCGGGGCGCCGTCCCGGAGCGCGGCGGCGATGCAGGCGTAGAAGGCGCCATAGTTGCCCCGATCGGTCCGCACCGGTTTCCACTCGTCCCCGGCACCCAGCAGGCCCCAGTCGGCCTCCGGCTCTTCGCCCCAGCCGGGGCCCGGACGCTGCCCCGCCCTCAGCGCCGCCTCCTGCACGTCCAGCCCGCGCTTCACGTATGCCGCCCGCGTGCCCAGCACGCGCATCCGCGTTCCGTGCTCGGCGGCGGTGGCGCTCACGTGCAGGTGCGAGCGCACGCCGGACGCGTGGGTGAGCGCCAGGAACGCGTCGTCGTCCACCCGCACCCCCGCGCGCCGGGCGCTCACCTCGGCGTACACGTGCGTCACGGGGCCGAAGAGCACCAGCGCCTGGTCCACCAGGTGCGGTCCGAGGTCGAACAGCGTCCCGCCCGCCCCCGCCGGGTCGGGGTCCTCGCGCCAGCCGCTCTTGGGGGTGGGCCGCCACCGCTCGAACCGCGACTCGAAGCGGAAGACGTCCC includes:
- a CDS encoding Gfo/Idh/MocA family protein produces the protein MSDIRVGLIGYGLAGSAFHAPLIATTPGMRLAFVVTSNPDRAAQARVENPCVEVVDSAERLWQRAGQMDVIVIASPNRTHVPLARAALRAGLAVVIDKPMAATAAEGREVADEARERGLLLSVYQNRRWDGDFLTVWRLMAEGALGDVFRFESRFERWRPTPKSGWREDPDPAGAGGTLFDLGPHLVDQALVLFGPVTHVYAEVSARRAGVRVDDDAFLALTHASGVRSHLHVSATAAEHGTRMRVLGTRAAYVKRGLDVQEAALRAGQRPGPGWGEEPEADWGLLGAGDEWKPVRTDRGNYGAFYACIAAALRDGAPPPVDPMDSVAGLEIIEAARRSSDEGTVIQLR